One part of the Sorangiineae bacterium MSr11954 genome encodes these proteins:
- a CDS encoding glutathione S-transferase N-terminal domain-containing protein: MRVFWSSTSPFVRKVTVFALETGLEPRIERIPVKTMPTTPDPELSACNPLSKMPSLETDDGEWLYDSRVACEYLDTLHDRAPLIPRDGAPRFEVLRLQAVGDGALDAGILCRYESLRPAAYQWSVWTDAQLGKVHRCLDLLERAAKGPSALTADALNVGQIAVGCMLGWLDFRMVAGDFRRGHPEVAAWYERFSERPSMRATVPYE; the protein is encoded by the coding sequence ATGCGCGTCTTCTGGTCGTCCACGTCGCCCTTCGTCCGCAAAGTCACCGTCTTCGCGCTCGAGACGGGCCTCGAGCCACGCATCGAGCGCATCCCGGTGAAGACGATGCCGACCACCCCCGATCCGGAGCTGTCGGCGTGCAACCCGCTGTCCAAAATGCCGTCGCTGGAGACCGACGATGGCGAATGGCTCTACGATTCGCGCGTCGCCTGTGAGTACCTCGACACCTTGCACGACCGCGCGCCGCTCATCCCGCGCGATGGCGCCCCGAGGTTCGAGGTCCTTCGCCTGCAAGCCGTGGGCGACGGCGCCCTCGACGCGGGCATCCTCTGCCGCTACGAGTCGCTTCGCCCGGCCGCGTACCAGTGGTCCGTCTGGACCGACGCGCAGCTGGGCAAGGTGCACCGCTGTCTCGACCTGCTCGAACGCGCCGCCAAAGGCCCGAGCGCCCTCACGGCCGACGCCCTGAACGTCGGGCAAATCGCCGTCGGGTGCATGCTCGGCTGGCTCGATTTCCGGATGGTCGCGGGCGACTTTCGCCGAGGTCACCCCGAGGTCGCCGCCTGGTACGAGCGCTTCTCCGAACGCCCTTCCATGCGCGCGACCGTCCCTTACGAGTGA
- a CDS encoding DUF6506 family protein: protein MISSWGFIYLGPGSDPATNRVVLNHDGLETTLVAVPTPEGAAQVAVGLVEGGVQLIELCGALGPTIAAKVIEATGGRVPVGVVAFGVESIGRLAALV from the coding sequence ATGATTTCGAGTTGGGGATTCATTTACCTCGGCCCGGGCTCCGATCCGGCCACGAATCGCGTGGTGCTGAACCACGATGGCCTCGAGACGACCCTCGTCGCCGTGCCGACCCCGGAGGGTGCCGCGCAGGTCGCCGTGGGGCTGGTCGAAGGCGGCGTCCAGCTCATCGAGCTTTGCGGCGCCCTGGGGCCAACCATCGCCGCCAAGGTGATCGAGGCCACCGGCGGCCGGGTCCCGGTGGGGGTGGTCGCCTTCGGGGTCGAGTCGATCGGCCGGCTCGCCGCCCTCGTCTAA
- a CDS encoding LysR substrate-binding domain-containing protein: MLDLNQALTFAMVARHGSFAAAARALEIPRSTVSARIAALEEHLGVRLLRRTTRHMALTDEGRAYHATIADAVDTLLGAGAGAAGRERGLSGTIRLTAPVEYPQTILSRAIRAFRRRHPRVRFDVLLSNRTLDFVADNIDIAIRGSAPGGPGRIATKLGVIPFGLFASPRYLAVRGRPARLADLREHDLLPFVGRDGLRLLGLSSSALRADRASGTKSDAHRPSEAPVSSDSMTFLKRLAKGGAGIAILPLHLCTASLRRGTLVHLLPEWSGSEISSTFLVFPSRRDISPRVRAFAACLREVATAFAPPAFAPPA; this comes from the coding sequence ATGCTGGACCTGAATCAGGCACTCACATTTGCGATGGTGGCGCGTCATGGCAGCTTTGCGGCGGCGGCGCGCGCGCTCGAGATCCCGCGCTCCACGGTGAGCGCTCGGATCGCGGCGCTCGAAGAGCACCTGGGCGTGCGCCTCTTACGGCGAACGACCCGCCATATGGCGCTCACGGACGAGGGGCGCGCCTATCACGCGACCATCGCGGACGCGGTGGACACGCTCCTCGGCGCCGGCGCCGGCGCGGCCGGGCGCGAGCGGGGCCTCTCCGGGACCATCCGGCTCACCGCGCCCGTCGAATATCCGCAAACGATCTTGAGCCGCGCCATTCGCGCCTTCCGCCGCCGCCACCCGCGCGTTCGATTCGACGTCCTTCTCTCGAACCGAACCTTGGACTTCGTCGCCGACAACATCGATATCGCCATTCGCGGGAGCGCGCCCGGGGGGCCAGGGCGGATCGCCACCAAGCTGGGCGTCATTCCATTCGGCTTGTTCGCGAGCCCGCGCTACCTCGCGGTCCGCGGCCGGCCCGCGCGGCTGGCGGATCTTCGGGAGCACGATCTTCTGCCCTTCGTGGGCCGCGATGGATTGCGCCTTTTGGGACTGTCTTCGTCCGCGCTGCGGGCCGATCGCGCGTCGGGGACGAAGAGCGATGCCCATCGTCCATCGGAGGCGCCCGTCAGCTCCGACAGCATGACCTTCTTGAAGCGCCTCGCGAAGGGCGGCGCCGGCATCGCCATTCTCCCCCTGCACCTTTGCACGGCGTCGCTCCGCCGCGGCACCTTGGTGCATCTCCTCCCCGAGTGGAGCGGCTCCGAAATTTCGTCCACCTTCCTCGTCTTTCCTTCGCGGCGCGACATCAGCCCGCGCGTGCGCGCCTTCGCCGCCTGCCTGCGCGAGGTCGCCACCGCGTTCGCGCCGCCCGCGTTCGCGCCGCCCGCGTGA